A genomic stretch from Salarias fasciatus chromosome 10, fSalaFa1.1, whole genome shotgun sequence includes:
- the LOC115395502 gene encoding uncharacterized protein LOC115395502 — translation MVPLYLLVLCQICQVAAVYDMIQDSGVITARVGENVTLQCSSQDNTVTFIYWYQQILMGKPQLISVRMTQKSEVTISAEYQDRFKVVMQNKKGINDLIISDLKVFDSAVYYCGILHFNAVEFGQGVFLHVKSSQSNIQPSIHQPALMPLQLGQNGNLSCIVNSEPCAGGQMFYWLKQGGSQPAVVYPGEGWCSNEGRNCTSHFLVKSAGSSDPGTYYCAVDICGKIVFGNGTKVEIEESPNINCLLVYSLSVVLAVSVVVLLVLVSMMCKLKNKTCSDCKGTVSQHTCSAGSNDPNQDAHDLHYAALSVGRNTERHFPDNPPACVYSGLRITKD, via the exons ATGGTGCCACTCTACCTGCTCGTTCTCTGTCAAATAT GTCAGGTGGCAGCTGTTTACGACATGATTCAGGACAGTGGAGTCATAACAGCCAGAGTTGGGGAGAACGTGACTTTACAATGTTCTAGTCAAGACAATACAGTCACATTTATTTACTGGTATCAGCAAATCCTGATGGGAAAACCTCAGCTGATATCAGTCAGGATGACGCAGAAGTCAGAAGTTACCATTTCTGCCGAATACCAAGACAGGTTTAAAGTCgttatgcaaaacaaaaaaggcatcAATGATCTCATAATCTCAGATCTTAAAGTGTTCGATTCAGCAGTGTATTACTGTGGGATACTGCACTTTAATGCTGTAGAGTTTGGACAGGGGGTTTTCCTTCATGTGAAATCATCTCAGTCCAACATCCAaccctccatccatcaaccGGCATTGATGCCACTTCAACTGGGGCAGAATGGAAACTTGAGCTGCATAGTGAACTCTGAACCCTGTGCAGGAGGGCAAATGTTTTACTGGTTAAAGCAAGGTGGCTCTCAGCCTGCAGTGGTGTATCCCGGTGAAGGATGGTGCAGCAATGAGGGAAGAAATTGCACTTCACACTTCCTGGTGAAGTCTGCAGGGTCCTCTGATCCTGGGACCTACTACTGTGCCGTGGACATCTGCGGGAAGATTGTTTTTGGAAACGGAACCAAGGTGGAAATCGAAG AATCTCCCAATATCAACTGTTTGCTAGTGTATTCACTGAGCGTCGTATTGGCGGTATCCGTTGTTGTGCTCCTCGTCCTGGTTTCTATGATGTGCAAGCTGAAAAATAAGACGTGCTCTGACTGCAAAG GAACTGTTTCTCAGCACACATGCTCTGCAGGCTCCAATGATCCT AACCAAGATGCACATGATCTTCATTATGCTGCCTTAAGTGTGGGAAGGAACACCGAACGTCATTTTCCGGATAATCCACCTGCCTGTGTGTACTCTGGACTGAGGATCACAAAAGACTGA
- the LOC115395432 gene encoding uncharacterized protein LOC115395432, with translation MVPLYPIVLSNIWQVAAVYSMIQDSGVITARVGENVTLQCSSQDSTLTFIYWFQQILMGKPQPISVTMTRQTEATISAEYQDRFKVFVQNKKGINDLIISDVKLFDSAMYYCGTVPFNVIEFGQGVFLHVTPSQSIQPSIHQPALMPLQLGQNGNLSCTVNSEPCAGGQMFYWLKQGGSQPAVVYPGEGWCSNEGRNCTSHFLVKSAGSSDPGTYYCAVDTCGKIVFGNGTKLEIEESPNINCLLVYSLSVVLAVSVVVLLVLVSMMCKLKNKMCSDCKGTVSQHTCSAGSNDPNQDAHDLHYAALSVGRNTERHFPDNPPACVYSGLRITKD, from the exons ATGGTGCCACTCTACCCGATTGTTCTCAGTAACATAT GGCAGGTGGCAGCTGTTTACAGCATGATTCAGGACAGTGGAGTCATAACAGCCAGAGTTGGAGAGAACGTGACTTTACAATGTTCTAGTCAAGACAGTACATTAACATTTATTTACTGGTTTCAGCAAATCCTGATGGGCAAACCTCAGCCAATATCAGTCACGATGACGCGTCAAACAGAAGCTACCATTTCTGCCGAATACCAAGACAGGTTTAAAGTCtttgtgcaaaacaaaaaaggcatcAATGATCTCATAATCTCAGATGTTAAACTGTTCGATTCAGCAATGTATTACTGTGGGACAGTGCCCTTTAATGTTATAGAGTTTGGACAGGGGGTTTTCCTTCATGTAACTCCGTCTCAGTCCATCCAaccctccatccatcaaccGGCATTGATGCCACTTCAACTGGGGCAGAATGGAAACTTGAGCTGCACAGTGAACTCTGAACCCTGTGCAGGAGGGCAAATGTTTTACTGGTTAAAGCAAGGTGGCTCTCAGCCTGCAGTGGTGTATCCCGGTGAAGGATGGTGCAGCAATGAGGGAAGAAATTGCACTTCACACTTCCTGGTGAAGTCTGCAGGGTCCTCTGATCCTGGGACCTACTACTGTGCCGTGGACACCTGCGGGAAGATTGTTTTTGGAAACGGAACCAAGCTGGAAATTGAAG AATCTCCCAATATCAACTGTTTGCTGGTGTATTCACTGAGCGTCGTATTGGCGGTATCCGTTGTTGTGCTCCTCGTCTTGGTTTCTATGATGTGCAAGCTGAAAAATAAGATGTGCTCTGACTGCAAAG GAACTGTTTCTCAGCACACATGCTCTGCAGGCTCCAATGATCCT AACCAAGACGCACACGATCTTCATTATGCTGCCTTAAGTGTGGGAAGGAACACCGAACGTCATTTTCCGGATAATCCACCTGCCTGTGTGTACTCTGGACTGAGGATCACAAAAGACTGA